In one window of Arachis ipaensis cultivar K30076 chromosome B06, Araip1.1, whole genome shotgun sequence DNA:
- the LOC107646234 gene encoding uncharacterized protein LOC107646234, protein MGCNASRVDGLPAVALCRERCNLLDEALRQSYAVAEAHVAHMQSLKNLGLALHTFFRHSETLPLPPYSNCHQHVHSSSSASSGSVDEDTDTDTDTDMDMDTNKISHLFNQSTTRYDSSPPPPPPSPPSTSEWDFLNFFDTSFDKYHLPYTTPNPHTPTPTHHHHTHKGEAKQQKLKQKEDGADAAAASSKEKTSTWNKKESEDPFAKGSSFSEAMKEIQLLFEKASDSGNPILEMLDVGKLRL, encoded by the exons ATGGGTTGCAACGCCTCAAGAGTGGATGGACTTCCGGCGGTGGCTCTGTGCCGCGAGCGCTGCAACTTGCTGGACGAGGCCCTCCGCCAGAGCTACGCTGTGGCTGAAGCACACGTGGCACACATGCAGTCCCTCAAAAATCTTGGCCTCGCTCTCCACACCTTCTTCCGTCACTCTGAAACATTACCATTACCTCCTTATTCTAATTGCCATCAACATGTGCACTCTTCCTCCTCTGCCTCCTCAGGCTCAGTGGATGAGGATACAGATACAGATACGGATACGGATATGGATATGGATACGAATAAAATATCCCACTTGTTCAACCAAAGCACTACCCGTTATGATTcctcacctcctcctcctcctccgtcACCGCCGAGCACCTCAGAATGGGATTTCCTCAACTTCTTTGACACTTCTTTCGACAAATACCATCTCCCCTACACTACTCCCAACCCGCACACTCCTACTCCTACTCATCATCATCACACTCATAAAGGAGAAGCCAAGCAGCAGAAGCTAAAGCAGAAGGAGGATGGTGCTGACGCTGCTGCTGCTTCTTCCAAGGAAAAGACTTCAACTTGGAACAAGAAAGAATCGGAGGATCCTTTCGCCAAAGGTAGTAGTTTCTCTGAGGCAATGAAAGAGATTCAGCTTCTTTTTGAGAAAGCATCTGATTCGGGAAACCCAATCTTGGAAATGTTGGACGTTGGCAAACTTCG ATTATAA
- the LOC107645344 gene encoding uncharacterized protein LOC107645344 produces the protein MQVFTSPSTPVTVHCSMQSSLLVGRRSMGSENVCSTLNKLCMWEKKLYDEVKGEEKLRIIHQNKCRQLRRISKKGADAHKIDSLETMIALLATKMKISIQVVDNISNTICDLRENQLWPHISTFLFRFLRMWKDMLECYKRQCRQIAEARSLDTSFNEKLSNSHLYAAIKLKSEIKNWTLSFSDWIYAQKSHVKALNGWLVRCLMHDLEETTAVPPFSSGGIGAPPLFVICSKWSRAMDDLSEKEMVEAVNGFILRVNEILDKHISDPRQKATLDKELERQVKILERQEQKMHKVIQSREIEMGRGDAVHRGELLAAMSLQSGLQHIFAAMERFTASATRAYEQLCQQIELDNHLSGDLNNIH, from the exons ATGCAGGTATTTACTAGTCCTTCAACGCCTGTCACGGTCCATTGCAGCATGCAATCATCCCTCTTGGTTGGTCGGAGATCAATGGGATCCGAGAATGTTTGCTCTACTCTAAACAAGCTATGTATGTGGGAGAAGAAGCTCTACGATGAAGTCAAG GGCGAGGAGAAATTGCGCATAATCCATCAGAACAAGTGTAGGCAGTTGAGGCGCATCAGTAAAAAAGGTGCTGATGCTCACAAGATTGATTCCCTGGAGACCATGATTGCTCTTCTAGCTACCAAAATGAAAATATCTAtccaagtagttgacaacatatCTAACACCATATGCGACTTGAGGGAGAACCAGTTATGGCCGCACATCAGCACTTTCCTCTTTAG GTTTCTTCGAATGTGGAAAGACATGCTAGAATGTTACAAACGACAGTGTAGGCAGATTGCTGAAGCGAGGAGTTTAGATACCTCCTTCAACGAAAAGCTCAGTAATTCTCATCTCTATGCAGCAATAAAACTCAAATCTGAGATTAAGAACTGGACTCTAAGCTTCTCAGATTGGATATACGCCCAAAAGTCGCATGTCAAAGCGTTGAATGGCTGGCTAGTAAGATGCCTAATGCATGATCTTGAAGAAACAACAGCAGTACCACCCTTTTCCTCTGGTGGGATTGGTGCACCGCCTCTGTTTGTCATCTGCAGCAAATGGTCACGGGCAATGGATGATCTATCGGAGAAGGAAATGGTGGAAGCCGTCAACGGATTCATCCTCAGAGTGAATGAGATCTTGGATAAGCATATCTCAGACCCTCGTCAAAAAGCAACATTGGACAAGGAACTGGAGAGACAAGTGAAAATCTTGGAGAGGCAGGAGCAAAAGATGCACAAAGTGATTCAGTCTCGGGAGATAGAGATGGGTAGAGGGGATGCTGTGCATCGTGGTGAACTTCTTGCTGCTATGAGCTTGCAGTCAGGTCTCCAACATATTTTTGCTGCAATGGAGAGGTTCACTGCCTCCGCCACTCGTGCATATGAACAATTGTGCCAGCAAATTGAGCTAGACAACCATCTTTCGGGAGATCTCAACAACATTCATTAG
- the LOC107645340 gene encoding ATP-dependent zinc metalloprotease FTSH, chloroplastic isoform X2, which produces MAFLSSSASNLLGTKVLISPPTPKTTKLSSARTSKLINAQNLPQQPQPQWKKSLPALTALFISSLSPQPQAIAVDNAGPPTVIEAQQPSTQNPSPFSQNLLLNAPKPQAQASSDLPEGSQWRYSEFLNVVKKGKVERVRFSKDGSALQLTAVDGRRATVIVPNDPDLIDILAMNGVDISVSEGDSGNGLFNFIGNLLFPFLAFAGLFLLFRRAQGGPGGPGGLGGPMDFGRSKSKFQEVPETGVTFADVAGADQAKLELQEVVDFLKNPDKYTALGAKIPKGCLLVGPPGTGKTLLARAVAGEAGVPFFSCAASEFVELFVGVGASRVRDLFEKAKSKAPCIVFIDEIDAVGRQRGAGLGGGNDEREQTINQLLTEMDGFSGNSGVIVLAATNRPDVLDSALLRPGRFDRQVTVDRPDVAGRVKILQVHSRGKALAKDVDFEKIARRTPGFTGADLQNLMNEAAILAARRDLKEISKDEISDALERIIAGPEKKNAVVSDEKKKLVAYHEAGHALVGALMPEYDPVAKISIIPRGQAGGLTFFAPSEERLESGLYSRSYLENQMAVALGGRVAEEVIFGEENVTTGASNDFMQVSRVARQMVERFGFSKKIGQVAIGGPGGNPFLGQQMSTQKDYSMATADVVDAEVRELVETAYSRAKQIITTHIDILHKLAQLLIEKETVDGEEFMSLFIDGQAELYVA; this is translated from the exons ATGGCGTTTCTGTCGTCCTCAGCTTCAAACTTGCTGGGAACCAAAGTCCTAATATCGCCCCCAACTCCGAAAACAACGAAATTGAGCTCCGCAAGAACAAGCAAGCTCATCAACGCACAAAACCTGCCACAGCAACCACAACCACAATGGAAGAAATCACTGCCTGCTCTCACCGCCCTCTTCATCTCCTCCCTATCCCCACAACCACAAGCCATCGCCGTAGACAACGCAGGGCCCCCAACCGTCATCGAGGCCCAGCAGCCCAGCACCCAGAATCCCTCTCCATTCTCTCAGAACCTTCTCCTCAACGCCCCCAAACCCCAGGCCCAGGCCTCGTCGGACCTCCCCGAGGGCTCCCAGTGGCGTTACAGCGAGTTCCTCAACGTCGTCAAGAAGGGCAAGGTCGAGAGGGTCAGGTTCAGCAAGGACGGCTCCGCCCTCCAGCTCACCGCCGTCGACGGCCGCCGCGCCACCGTCATCGTCCCCAACGATCCCGATCTCATCGACATCCTCGCTATGAACGGCGTCGACATCTCCGTCTCCGAGGGCGACTCCGGCAACGGCCTCTTCAACTTCATTGGCAACCTCCTCTTCCCCTTCCTAGCCTTCGCaggcctcttcctcctcttccgtAGGGCCCAGGGTGGCCCCGGGGGCCCAGGCGGCCTCGGAGGCCCCATGGACTTCGGCCGCTCAAAGTCCAAGTTCCAGGAGGTCCCCGAAACCGGCGTCACCTTCGCTGACGTCGCAGGCGCTGACCAAGCCAAGCTGGAATTGCAGGAAGTTGTTGATTTTCTCAAGAACCCTGACAAGTACACCGCTTTGGGTGCTAAGATCCCAAAAGGGTGTCTTCTGGTGGGGCCACCTGGAACCGGGAAGACCCTTCTGGCTCGGGCGGTTGCCGGTGAGGCCGGAGTACCGTTCTTCTCTTGCGCGGCTTCGGAGTTCGTGGAGCTGTTTGTTGGGGTTGGTGCTTCCCGCGTGAGGGATTTGTTTGAGAAAGCCAAGTCAAAGGCGCCGTGCATTGTTTTCATTGATGAGATTGATGCCGTGGGGAGGCAGAGAGGGGCTGGTCTCGGAGGCGGGAACGATGAGAGGGAGCAGACCATTAACCAGCTCTTGACGGAGATGGATGGCTTCTCTGGTAATTCCGGTGTCATTGTTTTGGCTGCTACCAACAGGCCCGATGTCCTCGACTCTGCCCTGCTGCGGCCCGGCAGGTTCGATAGGCAGGTTACTGTTGACAGGCCTGATGTTGCTGGCAGAGTTAAGATCCTTCAG GTACATTCTAGAGGAAAGGCACTTGCAAAGGATGTTGACTTTGAAAAGATTGCAAGAAGAACCCCAGGATTCACCGGGGCCGACTTGCAGAATCTGATGAATGAAGCAGCTATTCTTGCAGCAAGGCGTGACCTTAAGGAAATAAGTAAAGATGAGATATCTGATGCCCTTGAGAGGATCATTGCTGGACCAGAAAAGAAAAATGCAGTTGTTTCAGATGAGAAGAAGAAATTAGTAGCCTACCATG AGGCTGGCCATGCTCTAGTGGGTGCTTTGATGCCCGAATATGATCCCGTGGCGAAGATTTCAATCATTCCTCGCGGCCAAGCTGGTGGTCTCACATTTTTTGCTCCCAGTGAAGAGAGGCTTGAGTCTGGACTGTACAGTAGAAGCTACTTGGAAAATCAGATGGCAGTTGCTCTAGGAGGAAG gGTTGCAGAAGAGGTAATATTCGGGGAGGAAAATGTGACGACGGGAGCTTCAAATGACTTCATGCAAGTTTCAAGGGTGGCAAGGCAGATGGTTGAGAGATTCGGGTTCAGCAAGAAGATTGGACAAGTTGCTATTGGCGGCCCTGGTGGTAATCCATTCTTGGGCCAACAG ATGTCAACGCAAAAGGATTACTCCATGGCAACTGCCGATGTTGTGGATGCAGAGGTGAGGGAGCTAGTGGAAACAGCCTATTCGAGGGCTAAGCAAATCATAACCACCCACATCGACATCCTTCACAAGCTTGCCCAGCTTCTCATTGAAAAGGAAACCGTCGATGGCGAAGAGTTCATGAGCCTCTTCATTGATGGCCAAGCTGAGCTTTATGTTGCCTAA
- the LOC107645340 gene encoding ATP-dependent zinc metalloprotease FTSH, chloroplastic isoform X1, with translation MAFLSSSASNLLGTKVLISPPTPKTTKLSSARTSKLINAQNLPQQPQPQWKKSLPALTALFISSLSPQPQAIAVDNAGPPTVIEAQQPSTQNPSPFSQNLLLNAPKPQAQASSDLPEGSQWRYSEFLNVVKKGKVERVRFSKDGSALQLTAVDGRRATVIVPNDPDLIDILAMNGVDISVSEGDSGNGLFNFIGNLLFPFLAFAGLFLLFRRAQGGPGGPGGLGGPMDFGRSKSKFQEVPETGVTFADVAGADQAKLELQEVVDFLKNPDKYTALGAKIPKGCLLVGPPGTGKTLLARAVAGEAGVPFFSCAASEFVELFVGVGASRVRDLFEKAKSKAPCIVFIDEIDAVGRQRGAGLGGGNDEREQTINQLLTEMDGFSGNSGVIVLAATNRPDVLDSALLRPGRFDRQVTVDRPDVAGRVKILQVHSRGKALAKDVDFEKIARRTPGFTGADLQNLMNEAAILAARRDLKEISKDEISDALERIIAGPEKKNAVVSDEKKKLVAYHEAGHALVGALMPEYDPVAKISIIPRGQAGGLTFFAPSEERLESGLYSRSYLENQMAVALGGSVFLPYALRVPGSIIILSISPRVVWQVAEEVIFGEENVTTGASNDFMQVSRVARQMVERFGFSKKIGQVAIGGPGGNPFLGQQMSTQKDYSMATADVVDAEVRELVETAYSRAKQIITTHIDILHKLAQLLIEKETVDGEEFMSLFIDGQAELYVA, from the exons ATGGCGTTTCTGTCGTCCTCAGCTTCAAACTTGCTGGGAACCAAAGTCCTAATATCGCCCCCAACTCCGAAAACAACGAAATTGAGCTCCGCAAGAACAAGCAAGCTCATCAACGCACAAAACCTGCCACAGCAACCACAACCACAATGGAAGAAATCACTGCCTGCTCTCACCGCCCTCTTCATCTCCTCCCTATCCCCACAACCACAAGCCATCGCCGTAGACAACGCAGGGCCCCCAACCGTCATCGAGGCCCAGCAGCCCAGCACCCAGAATCCCTCTCCATTCTCTCAGAACCTTCTCCTCAACGCCCCCAAACCCCAGGCCCAGGCCTCGTCGGACCTCCCCGAGGGCTCCCAGTGGCGTTACAGCGAGTTCCTCAACGTCGTCAAGAAGGGCAAGGTCGAGAGGGTCAGGTTCAGCAAGGACGGCTCCGCCCTCCAGCTCACCGCCGTCGACGGCCGCCGCGCCACCGTCATCGTCCCCAACGATCCCGATCTCATCGACATCCTCGCTATGAACGGCGTCGACATCTCCGTCTCCGAGGGCGACTCCGGCAACGGCCTCTTCAACTTCATTGGCAACCTCCTCTTCCCCTTCCTAGCCTTCGCaggcctcttcctcctcttccgtAGGGCCCAGGGTGGCCCCGGGGGCCCAGGCGGCCTCGGAGGCCCCATGGACTTCGGCCGCTCAAAGTCCAAGTTCCAGGAGGTCCCCGAAACCGGCGTCACCTTCGCTGACGTCGCAGGCGCTGACCAAGCCAAGCTGGAATTGCAGGAAGTTGTTGATTTTCTCAAGAACCCTGACAAGTACACCGCTTTGGGTGCTAAGATCCCAAAAGGGTGTCTTCTGGTGGGGCCACCTGGAACCGGGAAGACCCTTCTGGCTCGGGCGGTTGCCGGTGAGGCCGGAGTACCGTTCTTCTCTTGCGCGGCTTCGGAGTTCGTGGAGCTGTTTGTTGGGGTTGGTGCTTCCCGCGTGAGGGATTTGTTTGAGAAAGCCAAGTCAAAGGCGCCGTGCATTGTTTTCATTGATGAGATTGATGCCGTGGGGAGGCAGAGAGGGGCTGGTCTCGGAGGCGGGAACGATGAGAGGGAGCAGACCATTAACCAGCTCTTGACGGAGATGGATGGCTTCTCTGGTAATTCCGGTGTCATTGTTTTGGCTGCTACCAACAGGCCCGATGTCCTCGACTCTGCCCTGCTGCGGCCCGGCAGGTTCGATAGGCAGGTTACTGTTGACAGGCCTGATGTTGCTGGCAGAGTTAAGATCCTTCAG GTACATTCTAGAGGAAAGGCACTTGCAAAGGATGTTGACTTTGAAAAGATTGCAAGAAGAACCCCAGGATTCACCGGGGCCGACTTGCAGAATCTGATGAATGAAGCAGCTATTCTTGCAGCAAGGCGTGACCTTAAGGAAATAAGTAAAGATGAGATATCTGATGCCCTTGAGAGGATCATTGCTGGACCAGAAAAGAAAAATGCAGTTGTTTCAGATGAGAAGAAGAAATTAGTAGCCTACCATG AGGCTGGCCATGCTCTAGTGGGTGCTTTGATGCCCGAATATGATCCCGTGGCGAAGATTTCAATCATTCCTCGCGGCCAAGCTGGTGGTCTCACATTTTTTGCTCCCAGTGAAGAGAGGCTTGAGTCTGGACTGTACAGTAGAAGCTACTTGGAAAATCAGATGGCAGTTGCTCTAGGAGGAAG TGTCTTCCTTCCTTATGCCCTGCGTGTTCCGGGAAGCATCATCATCCTCTCTATCTCTCCTCGTGTAGTTTGGCA gGTTGCAGAAGAGGTAATATTCGGGGAGGAAAATGTGACGACGGGAGCTTCAAATGACTTCATGCAAGTTTCAAGGGTGGCAAGGCAGATGGTTGAGAGATTCGGGTTCAGCAAGAAGATTGGACAAGTTGCTATTGGCGGCCCTGGTGGTAATCCATTCTTGGGCCAACAG ATGTCAACGCAAAAGGATTACTCCATGGCAACTGCCGATGTTGTGGATGCAGAGGTGAGGGAGCTAGTGGAAACAGCCTATTCGAGGGCTAAGCAAATCATAACCACCCACATCGACATCCTTCACAAGCTTGCCCAGCTTCTCATTGAAAAGGAAACCGTCGATGGCGAAGAGTTCATGAGCCTCTTCATTGATGGCCAAGCTGAGCTTTATGTTGCCTAA
- the LOC107645342 gene encoding VQ motif-containing protein 22 — MSAPNDWLQFYNQNFPSQGNPSIPVTAATPTTATATTSPLPGMGMMVNSGSPPTSSPNLSPEGRVSKPARRRSRASRRTPTTLLTTDTTNFRAMVQQFTGGPNAPFAPTASPAAPSGLPNLLGLGFGSRPVPAVNSSTLMVSPPAGYLLQQQQHHQNLFQPQNQQFMYSGSTQGGGDNTFFQRLSNPTRPSDHDHEVLMDHEHGGRFFPSSSS; from the coding sequence ATGTCTGCCCCAAATGACTGGTTACAATTCTACAACCAAAATTTCCCTTCCCAAGGTAATCCTTCAATTCCCGTCACCGCAGCAACCCCCACCACTGCCACTGCCACCACCAGCCCTCTACCAGGGATGGGGATGATGGTGAATTCGGGTTCACCACCAACATCATCCCCAAATCTAAGCCCAGAGGGCCGGGTCTCAAAGCCTGCACGGCGCCGATCACGGGCCTCACGGCGAACTCCCACCACTTTGCTGACCACAGACACCACAAACTTCCGTGCCATGGTGCAGCAATTCACCGGAGGCCCAAACGCTCCCTTTGCACCAACAGCATCCCCAGCTGCACCATCAGGGCTGCCAAATCTGCTGGGTCTTGGGTTCGGGTCACGCCCTGTCCCAGCTGTAAACTCTTCAACGCTCATGGTTTCACCCCCAGCTGGTTACCTTCTACAGCAGCAACAACACCATCAAAATCTCTTTCAGCCACAAAACCAACAGTTCATGTATAGTGGTAGCACACAAGGTGGAGGTGACAACACGTTTTTCCAGAGACTAAGCAACCCGACAAGACCCTCTGACCATGATCATGAGGTTTTGATGGATCATGAACATGGAGGACGATTCTTCCCAAGTAGTTCTTCTTGA